One part of the Musa acuminata AAA Group cultivar baxijiao chromosome BXJ1-5, Cavendish_Baxijiao_AAA, whole genome shotgun sequence genome encodes these proteins:
- the LOC103984878 gene encoding vacuolar protein 8-like — MAEESEPTQEADSAGQLLSQARQLVPAALDKARAATGFPGRWKSIISKLERVSPCLSDLSSDPCFAKNELCKELLQSVTKTVAEAIGLAGRCCSAEPLCSGKLRMQSDLDALSGELDLLLNDCELLVKTGVLGDAAAATATAMSPTVTKSPTHDGVRELLARLQIGHAEAKHRAVDGLLEAMREDEKSVLAALGRSNICALIRLLSANSMKTRETAATVICLLAESWSCEKLLVSEGVLPPLIRLAESGSLVCREKAVVSLQRLSMAADTARSIVGHGGVPVLIEICQIGDSICQAAAAGTLRNLSAVPDVRQTLADEGIIRVMIDLLNCGMVLGSKEYAAECLQNLTAINDDLRRSVVSEGGPLSLLAYMDGPLPQEPAVCALKNLIGSVAVDGLMSLGVLPRLVHVLKDGSLGARQAAAGIICRISSSSETRKAIGELGCVPLLAKMLDAKANTAREVAAQAISGLMSHPQNKRELKKEEKSVANLVRLLDPSPQNTAKKYAVACLLSLSSSKRCKKQMISYGAVGFLKKLCESDIAGAKKLLERLERRKLRGLFIRK; from the coding sequence ATGGCCGAAGAATCTGAGCCCACACAGGAAGCCGATTCCGCCGGGCAGTTACTATCCCAAGCGCGGCAGCTCGTCCCTGCGGCACTCGACAAAGCCCGGGCCGCCACCGGCTTCCCGGGGAGATGGAAATCGATAATCTCCAAGCTGGAGCGCGTCTCGCCGTGTCTCTCCGACCTCTCGAGCGACCCCTGCTTCGCGAAGAACGAGCTCTGTAAGGAACTGCTACAGTCGGTGACGAAGACCGTCGCCGAAGCCATCGGGCTCGCCGGCCGCTGCTGTTCCGCAGAGCCGCTTTGCTCGGGGAAGCTCCGGATGCAGAGCGACCTTGACGCCTTGTCGGGCGAGCTCGACCTCCTCCTCAACGACTGTGAATTGCTGGTGAAGACCGGGGTCCTCGgcgacgccgccgccgccaccgccaccgccatgtCCCCGACTGTTACCAAGTCGCCGACGCACGACGGCGTGCGTGAATTGCTAGCCCGCTTGCAGATTGGCCATGCCGAGGCCAAGCACCGGGCCGTGGACGGCCTCCTTGAAGCGATGAGGGAGGACGAGAAGAGCGTGCTCGCTGCACTCGGCCGGAGCAATATATGCGCTCTGATACGGTTGCTCAGCGCGAACTCCATGAAGACCAGAGAGACGGCAGCCACCGTGATCTGCTTGCTCGCGGAGTCTTGGAGTTGCGAGAAGCTACTGGTTTCGGAAGGAGTGCTTCCACCTCTAATCAGGCTTGCAGAATCTGGAAGTCTGGTATGTAGAGAGAAGGCAGTGGTCTCGCTGCAGAGGCTATCCATGGCCGCCGACACCGCCCGCTCCATAGTCGGGCATGGAGGTGTGCCGGTGCTGATCGAGATCTGCCAGATAGGAGACTCCATTTGCCAAGCAGCGGCTGCAGGGACGCTGAGGAATCTCTCAGCAGTGCCCGATGTCAGGCAGACATTAGCGGACGAAGGCATCATCAGAGTCATGATCGATCTCCTCAACTGCGGGATGGTTCTTGGTTCCAAGGAGTACGCCGCAGAGTGCTTGCAGAACCTCACCGCCATCAACGACGACCTAAGGAGGTCAGTCGTCTCGGAGGGAGGACCGCTTAGCCTCTTGGCCTACATGGACGGGCCATTGCCGCAGGAACCAGCGGTGTGCGCGCTGAAGAACCTGATCGGCTCCGTCGCTGTCGACGGCCTCATGTCGCTGGGCGTCCTTCCTCGGCTAGTCCACGTACTCAAGGATGGATCTCTCGGCGCACGGCAGGCGGCAGCCGGCATCATCTGCAGGATATCGAGTTCCTCCGAGACGAGGAAGGCGATTGGCGAGCTTGGCTGCGTGCCGTTACTTGCCAAGATGCTCGACGCCAAGGCGAACACCGCGAGGGAGGTCGCTGCGCAGGCCATTTCGGGGTTGATGAGCCACCCGCAGAACAAGCGGGAGCTCaagaaggaggagaagagcgTGGCCAATCTCGTTCGCTTGCTGGATCCGAGTCCTCAGAACACAGCAAAGAAGTACGCAGTCGCTTGTCTCCTCTCCCTGTCGTCAAGCAAGAGGTGCAAGAAACAGATGATCTCCTACGGCGCCGTCGGGTTTCTCAAGAAGCTCTGTGAATCAGACATAGCTGGTGCCAAGAAGCTACTTGAAAGATTAGAGAGGAGGAAGCTGAGGGGCTTGTTCATCAGAAAGTAG
- the LOC135673712 gene encoding probable methyltransferase PMT15 — protein sequence MAGATNPYSGVWKLYQPFWKRTNLLRLGVVAILCSASYYLGIWQHGSGATSVTSTVVTAVSCDRNPAASPITGRAAALDFAVHHGADQAAAGAPSVREFPACDIKYSEYTPCEDRDRSLRFDRDRLIYRERHCPTKGELLKCLIPAPPGYRNPFPWPASRETAWFANVPHKELTVEKAVQNWIHVDGDKFRFPGGGTMFPNGADAYIDDIDRLISLSDGSIRTAVDTGCGVASWGAYLLSRNVLTMSFAPRDSHEAQVQFALERGVPAMIGVLASIRLPYPSRAFDMAHCSRCLIPWHLYDGQYLIEVDRILRPGGYWILSGPPVNWKKHWKGWDRTREDLNHEQSAIEAVARSLCWNKLKEKGDIAIWQKPINHIGCKANRKTVRSPQFCQSQNPDTAWYTKTESCITPLPEVVRVEEISGGELKKWPERLTAVPPRIARGSIDGATPEVFLQDTELWKNRVGYYKTVINQLGQKGRYRNLLDMNAKFGGFAAALIDDPLWVMNIVPTAADVNTLGVIYERGLIGTYQDWCEAMSTYPRTYDLLHADSVFTLYKDRCEMEDILLEMDRILRPEGTVIIRDDVDALVKIKSIADGMRWNSRIMDHEDGPLQREKLLLVVKTYWTAPGPNQE from the exons ATGGCGGGAGCCACCAACCCTTATTCCGGCGTGTGGAAGCTATACCAGCCGTTTTGGAAGCGGACGAATCTGCTGCGCCTTGGCGTCGTGGCCATCCTCTGCTCCGCCTCCTATTACCTGGGGATTTGGCAGCACGGGAGCGGCGCCACCTCCGTCACCTCCACCGTCGTCACGGCCGTCTCCTGCGACCGGAACCCGGCCGCCTCCCCCATCACCGGCCGCGCCGCGGCGCTCGACTTCGCCGTCCACCACGGGGCGGACCAGGCGGCGGCTGGGGCGCCGTCGGTCCGGGAGTTTCCGGCGTGCGACATCAAGTACTCGGAGTACACGCCGTGCGAGGACCGGGACCGGTCGCTGCGGTTCGACCGGGACCGGCTCATCTACCGGGAGCGGCACTGCCCTACGAAAGGGGAGCTCCTCAAGTGCCTAATCCCGGCCCCGCCGGGGTACAGGAACCCGTTCCCGTGGCCGGCGAGCCGGGAGACGGCGTGGTTCGCCAATGTTCCGCACAAGGAGCTCACGGTGGAGAAGGCGGTCCAGAATTGGATCCATGTCGACGGGGACAAGTTCCGGTTCCCCGGCGGCGGGACCATGTTCCCGAACGGCGCCGATGCGTACATCGACGACATCGACCGGCTTATTTCTCTAAGTGACGGGTCGATCCGGACCGCCGTCGACACCGGCTGCGGG GTGGCGAGCTGGGGGGCGTACCTCCTCTCCCGCAACGTGCTAACGATGTCGTTCGCGCCGAGGGACTCCCACGAGGCACAAGTCCAATTCGCCCTCGAGCGCGGCGTCCCGGCCATGATCGGCGTGCTCGCCTCGATCCGCCTCCCCTACCCGTCGAGGGCCTTCGACATGGCCCATTGCTCAAGGTGCCTCATCCCCTGGCACCTCTACG ATGGGCAGTACCTGATCGAGGTCGATCGTATTCTGAGGCCTGGCGGCTACTGGATCCTCTCTGGTCCGCCGGTTAACTGGAAGAAGCATTGGAAGGGGTGGGACAGAACACGGGAGGACTTGAACCATGAGCAATCAGCCATCGAAGCTGTTGCCAGGAGCCTGTGCTGGAACAAACTCAAGGAGAAAGGAGACATCGCGATCTGGCAGAAGCCTATCAATCATATCGGCTGCAAAGCTAATCGCAAGACGGTTAGATCACCCCAGTTCTGCCAATCACAGAATCCTGATACAGCTTG GTACACAAAGACGGAGAGTTGCATAACCCCCCTGCCCGAGGTGGTCAGAGTCGAAGAGATCTCCGGCGGAGAACTGAAGAAGTGGCCTGAAAGACTGACGGCGGTGCCGCCCAGGATCGCGCGTGGAAGCATCGATGGAGCTACACCCGAGGTGTTCCTGCAAGATACAGAGCTGTGGAAGAACAGGGTTGGGTACTACAAGACGGTGATCAACCAACTGGGGCAGAAGGGGAGGTACCGCAACCTGCTCGACATGAACGCCAAGTTTGGTGGCTTTGCTGCTGCGCTGATCGATGACCCCCTTTGGGTGATGAACATTGTGCCAACAGCAGCTGATGTTAACACTCTCGGAGTCATCTACGAGCGTGGATTGATTGGAACCTATCAGGACTG GTGTGAGGCAATGTCTACATATCCGAGGACGTATGATCTCCTTCATGCTGATTCAGTGTTCACTCTTTACAAGGACAG ATGTGAGATGGAGGACATTTTGTTGGAGATGGATAGGATCTTGAGACCCGAAGGCACGGTGATCATTAGAGATGATGTGGATGCCTTGGTCAAGATCAAGAGCATTGCAGATGGAATGAGATGGAACAGTCGAATCATGGATCACGAAGACGgccctctccagagggagaagctCCTTCTGGTGGTGAAGACATACTGGACAGCTCCTGGACCAAACCAAGAGTAG
- the LOC135673713 gene encoding protein IQ-DOMAIN 22-like: MGRTTRWLRRLFGGKKADPGGYPAEGRPAKDKRRWGFVMPFREKGSNHQHRRWQHTAAAVTEERKYREADEEEQNKRAIAVAAATAAVAEAAVAAAQAAAAVVRLTSSGRATVGFTPAAPSKREEKAAIKIQAAFRGYLARKALKALKGLVKLQALVRGNIVRKQAAETLRCMQALVRVQARARACRVLRSERSKFEKAPGEGHARTVWRPASGDRDRANTAGWNWLDQWVEERYWDDPESARKTGAGASVDDEKNAKILEVDPGKPQYHHKRRNTYVHSSSSTLTSDQNSYSFVTLPGSPSMESTGAQRSFPGQQSMVHLMLPFEAGEYGESPQFCSASSRPGSSRKGPFTPSKSECSQSLCCGYSDHPNYMANTESSKAKVRSHSAPKQRPDRHDPWAPLAQRSSSLHANFSIKAYPGSGRLDRSGMPVRI, from the exons ATGGGGAGAACCACGAGGTGGCTCCGTCGCCTTTTCGGCGGGAAGAAGGCGGATCCCGGCGGATACCCGGCGGAGGGCAGGCCGGCCAAGGACAAGAGGAGATGGGGCTTCGTGATGCCGTTCCGGGAGAAGGGGAGCAACCACCAGCACCGTCGGTGGCAGCACACGGCGGCGGCGGTCACGGAGGAGCGGAAGTACAGGGAGGCGGACGAGGAGGAGCAGAACAAGCGGGCGATCGCCGTCGCGGCGGCCACCGCGGCGGTGGCGGAGGCTGCCGTGGCCGCCGCGCAGGCCGCGGCAGCGGTCGTCCGGCTGACCAGCAGCGGGAGGGCTACCGTGGGGTTCACCCCTGCTGCCCCCAGCAAGCGGGAGGAGAAGGCGGCGATCAAGATCCAGGCCGCTTTCCGGGGATATCTG GCGAGGAAGGCCTTGAAGGCACTGAAAGGGCTGGTGAAGCTGCAAGCACTGGTCAGAGGCAACATCGTCAGGAAACAGGCCGCCGAGACGCTGCGATGCATGCAGGCGTTGGTGAGAGTCCAAGCTCGCGCCCGGGCGTGCCGCGTGCTCCGGTCGGAAAGGAGCAAGTTCGAGAAGGCCCCCGGCGAAGGCCATGCT AGAACTGTTTGGAGGCCGGCGAGTGGTGATCGGGACCGAGCAAACACTGCGGGATGGAACTGGTTGGATCAGTGGGTGGAGGAACGGTACTGGGATGACCCAGAATCCGCGAGGAAGACGGGGGCTGGTGCTTCGGTGGACGATGAGAAGAATGCTAAGATCCTGGAAGTGGATCCTGGGAAGCCACAGTACCATCACAAGCGCCGGAACACGTACGTCCACTCCTCATCCTCCACGCTAACCTCTGATCAGAACAGCTATAGCTTCGTAACCCTGCCCGGCTCGCCGTCGATGGAATCCACCGGGGCCCAGCGGTCGTTTCCTGGACAGCAGTCTATGGTCCACCTGATGCTTCCATTCGAGGCCGGCGAGTACGGGGAGAGCCCGCAGTTCTGCTCTGCTTCGTCGCGACCTGGAAGCTCGAGGAAGGGGCCGTTCACGCCCTCGAAGAGCGAGTGCTCTCAGAGCCTGTGCTGTGGTTACTCGGACCACCCCAACTACATGGCGAACACCGAGTCTTCGAAGGCGAAGGTGCGGTCTCACAGCGCGCCCAAGCAGAGGCCAGACCGGCACGATCCTTGGGCGCCATTGGCTCAGAGGTCCTCTTCTCTGCACGCCAACTTCTCGATCAAGG
- the LOC135673881 gene encoding uncharacterized protein LOC135673881 codes for MLWVLSDELLPSESHIHIKITGYSVVSRFAFGARRHHLLGLALHRAILVLLSTSVPIAILWRFLLASFPLFFVFSPHSSRSKPSSPALPQCRSRVPRSPLAPPLSPLIGETPIFTAAAVDPAPRALRLVVVAIAPARGAIAEIFDQVIEKKFSDSHINFRFSNCDCFSYHQRYYLFLPGTASHTFFLNWKSSIIRVSIIQTNGTSGFEIFGCVEKVGHKSWKCLLSSSHYFSCGGNFSMMYGHLILDLCNQEETIAQFSVVFLLSALCPEISCTKLCGGKSSEGIIIGSFLSMS; via the exons ATGCTTTGGGTGCTTTCAGATGAACTTTTGCCATCTGAATCACACATCCACATCAA AATTACCGGATACTCCGTCGTCTCCAGGTTCGCCTTTGGCGCGCGGCGCCACCACCTCCTCGGCCTGGCGCTCCACCGCGCCATCCTCGTCCTCCTCTCCACCTCCGTTCCCATCGCGATCCTCTG GCGCTTTCTGTTGGCGAGCTTCCCACTCTTCTTTGTCTTTTCCCCCCATTCATCTCGCTCCAAACCCTCGTCCCCTGCTCTTCCCCAATGCCGCTCTCGGGTTCCAAGATCACCTCTCGCTCCTCCTCTGTCCCCGCTTATCGGCGAAACCCCCATTTTCACGGCCGCCGCGGTAGATCCGGCACCACGAGCGCTCCGGTTGGTGGTTGTCGCAATAGCTCCAGCGAGGGGAGCAATAGCCGAGATCTTCGATCAAGTGATCGAAAAGAAGTTTTCAGACAGTCAC ATTAATTTCAGATTTAGTAATTGTGATTGTTTCAGCTATCATCAACGATATTACCTTTTCCTGCCTGGGACAGCCAGT CACACTTTTTTCTTGAACTGGAAATCAAGTATCATCCGTGTTTCTATTATACAAACAAATGGAACTTCTGGCTTTGAAATATTTGGTTGTGTTGAAAAAGTTGGTCATAAAAGCTGGAAATGTTTGTTGAGTTCAAGCCATTACTTCAG CTGTGGCGGTAACTTTTCGATGATGTATGGTCATTTGATTTTGGATCTCTGCAACCAGGAGGAGACTATTGCGCAATTTAGTGTCGTGTTTCTCCTTTCTGCGCTGTGTCCTGAGATTTCCTGTACTAAG CTATGTGGTGGAAAATCGTCAGAAGGCATAATTATTGGTTCTTTCTTATCTATGTCATAG